From the genome of Desulfobaculum xiamenense, one region includes:
- a CDS encoding monovalent cation/H+ antiporter complex subunit F: MDSFFLFSALCLVAVMIITLYRTVVGPTVLDRLLGVNAIGSKTVVLLVLLGFSFQRVDMFVDIALAYGMLNFIAVIAASRYFQKRKGLHDESQGS, encoded by the coding sequence ATGGATTCATTCTTCCTGTTCTCCGCCCTGTGCCTCGTGGCCGTCATGATCATCACCCTGTACCGCACGGTGGTCGGTCCCACGGTTCTCGACAGGCTTTTGGGCGTCAACGCCATCGGGTCCAAGACGGTGGTTCTGCTGGTCCTTCTGGGCTTCAGTTTCCAACGCGTGGACATGTTCGTGGACATTGCACTGGCGTACGGCATGCTGAACTTCATCGCCGTCATTGCCGCCAGCCGCTACTTCCAGAAACGAAAGGGACTGCACGACGAGTCCCAGGGCAGCTAG
- a CDS encoding cation:proton antiporter subunit C yields the protein MYELFETVLAAKYNYWAYTVLMMIGVWAMIGKNNLVKKVVGMNIFQTSIILFYVSIGSKKGGTIPILMHAHGAESHAVHAADYINPLPHVLMLTAIVVSVATLGVALALLLNIYKEHKTLEEDEILKHLSE from the coding sequence ATGTACGAACTGTTCGAGACCGTACTCGCGGCAAAATACAACTACTGGGCCTATACGGTGCTGATGATGATCGGCGTGTGGGCGATGATCGGAAAGAACAACCTGGTCAAGAAGGTGGTCGGCATGAACATCTTCCAGACCTCGATCATCCTCTTCTACGTCTCCATCGGCTCCAAGAAGGGCGGAACGATTCCGATCCTGATGCATGCGCACGGCGCGGAAAGTCACGCCGTTCACGCGGCGGACTACATCAACCCGCTGCCCCACGTGCTCATGCTGACGGCCATCGTCGTGTCCGTCGCGACCCTCGGTGTGGCGCTGGCGCTTCTGCTCAACATTTACAAAGAGCACAAGACGCTGGAAGAAGATGAAATCTTAAAACACCTCAGCGAATAA
- the mnhG gene encoding monovalent cation/H(+) antiporter subunit G, which translates to MILDIIVMTLLLLGVVVFAGAALGILRFPDFYSRLHPAGKMDTLASGFMLLGLALYNLHHFDVANLLTSLKIMLILVFVFIASPTATHALVDAGFRAGLKPWQKGQERR; encoded by the coding sequence ATGATACTCGACATCATCGTCATGACGCTGCTGCTTCTGGGCGTCGTGGTCTTCGCGGGGGCGGCCCTCGGAATCCTGAGATTCCCGGACTTCTATTCGCGCCTGCATCCCGCGGGCAAGATGGACACGCTGGCCTCCGGATTTATGCTGCTGGGTCTCGCCCTGTACAACCTGCATCACTTCGATGTGGCGAATCTGCTGACCAGCCTCAAGATCATGCTCATTCTGGTCTTCGTGTTCATCGCCAGCCCCACCGCCACCCACGCCCTCGTGGACGCCGGCTTCAGGGCTGGCCTCAAGCCCTGGCAGAAGGGTCAGGAGAGGAGATAG
- a CDS encoding monovalent cation/H+ antiporter subunit D family protein — protein sequence MHIETVESIRPLIAVLVSLAVMPIIASCGKSPNAREAWTFIAAAIKLAIIASMIPAVLDGIQFTYTMFEVIPGVPLAFKVDAFGLLFAIVSSSLWILTSIYSIGYMRAEHEHSQTRYFAFFALALSSTIGVAFSANLLTMYMFYEILSLSTYPLVTHHQDREARASGRKYLLYIMGTSIGLALPAMLIAYFQAGTLDFGPNGFLTGHVTPTMATTLLVMFLFGFAKVGIMPVHSWLPAAMVAPTPVSALLHAVAVVKVGAFSILRVITGVFGVDLLAQMNLSWFICTAASVTIITASLIALSQDGLKRRLAFSTIGQLSYIVLGLGLLAPKAVMGGSMHIAMHAFGKITLFMCAGAIFVATGKKYISEMVGIGRRMPVTMTAFLIGSLSVIGIPPTGGFFSKWYLLLGTIEAGQWPFMVVLLVSSILNAAYFLPIVYKAFFCTPEECMFNDGVKEAPIQCVAPLVITAACSVGLFFYPDVFMNLAALAVGVTP from the coding sequence ATGCACATCGAAACCGTAGAATCCATCAGACCGCTTATCGCCGTCCTGGTCTCGCTGGCGGTCATGCCGATCATCGCGTCGTGCGGTAAATCCCCCAACGCGCGTGAGGCATGGACCTTCATCGCCGCCGCGATCAAGCTGGCCATCATCGCCTCCATGATCCCCGCGGTCCTTGACGGCATCCAGTTCACATACACCATGTTCGAGGTCATCCCCGGCGTCCCGCTCGCATTCAAGGTCGACGCGTTCGGCCTGCTCTTCGCGATCGTCTCGTCGTCCCTGTGGATCCTGACCTCCATCTACTCCATCGGCTACATGCGCGCCGAGCACGAACACAGCCAGACGCGCTACTTCGCGTTCTTCGCTCTGGCGCTGTCGTCCACCATCGGCGTGGCGTTCTCCGCAAACCTGCTGACCATGTACATGTTCTACGAGATTCTCTCCCTGAGCACGTACCCGCTGGTCACCCATCATCAGGACCGCGAAGCCCGCGCATCCGGCCGCAAGTACCTGCTCTACATCATGGGCACGTCCATCGGCCTCGCGCTGCCGGCCATGCTCATCGCCTACTTCCAGGCGGGCACGCTGGACTTCGGTCCCAACGGCTTCCTCACCGGCCACGTGACCCCGACCATGGCCACCACGCTGCTGGTGATGTTCCTGTTCGGCTTCGCCAAGGTCGGCATCATGCCCGTCCACTCATGGCTGCCCGCAGCCATGGTCGCGCCCACCCCGGTCTCCGCACTGCTGCACGCAGTTGCGGTCGTCAAGGTCGGCGCGTTCTCCATCCTGCGCGTCATCACCGGCGTGTTCGGCGTGGACCTACTGGCCCAGATGAATCTGTCATGGTTCATCTGCACGGCGGCGAGTGTGACCATCATCACGGCCTCGCTCATCGCGCTATCGCAGGACGGACTCAAACGCAGGCTGGCCTTCTCGACTATCGGCCAGCTCTCCTACATCGTGCTGGGCCTCGGCCTGCTGGCTCCGAAAGCCGTCATGGGCGGCAGCATGCACATCGCCATGCACGCCTTCGGCAAGATCACGCTGTTCATGTGCGCCGGTGCCATCTTCGTGGCCACCGGCAAAAAGTACATCAGCGAGATGGTCGGCATCGGCAGGCGCATGCCCGTGACCATGACCGCGTTCCTCATCGGTTCGCTCTCGGTCATCGGCATTCCGCCCACGGGCGGCTTCTTCTCCAAGTGGTACCTGCTGCTTGGCACCATCGAAGCCGGACAGTGGCCCTTCATGGTGGTGCTGCTGGTCAGCTCCATCCTCAACGCCGCCTACTTCCTGCCCATCGTGTACAAGGCGTTCTTCTGCACTCCGGAGGAATGCATGTTCAATGATGGTGTCAAGGAAGCGCCCATCCAGTGCGTGGCGCCGCTGGTCATCACCGCGGCCTGCTCCGTCGGGCTTTTCTTCTACCCCGACGTGTTCATGAATCTGGCCGCGCTGGCCGTGGGCGTGACCCCCTAA
- a CDS encoding hydrogenase subunit MbhD domain-containing protein, whose translation MIWQIDQAILVLVMVCAVAALQIRDLLGAGIVFGAFSFMMCLLWTSMGAVDVAFTEAAVGAGVSTVLFIAAVFRTSRGSKD comes from the coding sequence ATGATCTGGCAGATTGATCAAGCAATCCTCGTACTGGTCATGGTATGCGCGGTGGCCGCCCTGCAGATTCGCGATCTGCTCGGCGCGGGCATCGTGTTCGGAGCGTTCAGCTTCATGATGTGCCTTCTGTGGACATCCATGGGCGCGGTGGACGTCGCCTTTACCGAGGCGGCCGTCGGCGCGGGCGTGAGCACGGTCCTCTTCATAGCGGCCGTGTTCCGAACCTCAAGGGGGTCGAAGGACTGA
- a CDS encoding Na(+)/H(+) antiporter subunit B → MMKHIALATVVLTGLLMIYVTESFPTWGDPNSPASLHVSNHYIENSLPETDVPNIVTAVLGDYRGFDTMFETTVVFCAGMACFFLLGAYKREEPAIRYYRHTATGVVLQFRNGAKGPRQGGAFERIDPTWTPYDFIVSRVCKLMIPFIQIYGLYVIAHGHHSPGGGFQGGVILAAGFLLLALSHNLRTLTERISHRVLGIMSAIGVVIYAGYGALALLYGGNFLDYSALAGLLGVDPIYARSLGIMIVEIGVGTTVMSTMVIIYNNVASVGRYDEGL, encoded by the coding sequence ATGATGAAGCACATCGCACTGGCAACGGTCGTCCTGACCGGCCTGCTCATGATCTACGTGACGGAAAGTTTCCCGACGTGGGGCGACCCCAACTCCCCGGCGAGCCTGCACGTCTCCAATCATTACATTGAAAACTCGCTGCCCGAGACGGACGTGCCGAACATCGTCACCGCCGTGCTCGGCGACTACCGCGGATTCGACACCATGTTCGAGACCACGGTCGTCTTCTGTGCGGGCATGGCCTGCTTCTTCCTGCTTGGCGCGTACAAGCGCGAGGAACCCGCCATCCGCTACTACCGCCACACGGCCACCGGCGTGGTCCTGCAATTCAGGAACGGGGCCAAGGGCCCGCGCCAGGGCGGAGCCTTCGAGCGCATCGACCCCACGTGGACGCCTTATGACTTCATTGTCTCGCGCGTGTGCAAGCTGATGATTCCCTTCATCCAGATCTATGGTCTCTACGTCATCGCCCACGGCCATCATAGCCCGGGCGGCGGCTTCCAGGGCGGCGTCATCCTTGCGGCAGGCTTCCTGCTCTTGGCCCTGTCGCACAACCTGCGCACCCTCACCGAACGTATCTCCCACCGGGTGCTCGGCATCATGTCCGCCATCGGCGTGGTGATCTACGCAGGCTACGGCGCACTGGCCCTGCTCTATGGCGGCAACTTCCTCGACTACTCGGCGCTGGCCGGGCTGCTCGGCGTCGATCCCATCTACGCCCGCTCCCTCGGCATCATGATCGTCGAAATCGGCGTTGGCACCACCGTCATGTCGACCATGGTCATCATCTATAACAACGTCGCCTCTGTCGGCCGTTACGACGAGGGTCTGTAG
- a CDS encoding proton-conducting transporter membrane subunit, with translation MNQYPALILIAPLLSAFAVAIGGWFGRRIHFPVAVAALGVSVLSAIGLLLEVLADGPFSYRLGGWAPPFGIEYYIDYLNALVLVLVSGLGFVNLIATRPDVERCYEGKVPVFYTLYLLSVAGHLGIVVTGDAFNLYVLLEIAALSGYALLAMGSARSALSTLRYLFMGTVGASFYLLGVGYMYIMTGSLNMQDLASILPGLYGNPAIMASFGLVLAGVFVKMAFFPVHAWLPGAYGDAGSPASSLIAPMTTKVMVYAMIRMMLTVYTPDFVFSSPVFCEGVVWAAVAAMLAGAFFALASRDLKRMLTFILISEVGYMVGGAWLGNRVGMTGSILHIVNDAVMTLCVFLCVGCIAYRNRSTRFEDLKGLFRRQPFTMAALVIGALAMIGVPPTCGFFSKWYLILGGLQAGHFGFVAALVLSSLINIVLFFRIFEIAYFEPFAEGHGHEHGHGPAPEPINDAPWSMVVPLLLVAAGLIVLGVFSGDIVTRVIDFAIPANIV, from the coding sequence ATGAACCAATATCCTGCGCTTATACTCATCGCACCGTTGTTGTCGGCCTTTGCCGTCGCCATCGGCGGATGGTTCGGCCGGCGGATCCACTTCCCCGTGGCCGTCGCCGCGCTGGGCGTGTCCGTCCTGTCCGCCATAGGGCTTCTGCTCGAAGTCCTCGCCGACGGCCCCTTCAGCTACCGCCTCGGTGGCTGGGCCCCGCCCTTCGGCATCGAGTACTACATCGACTACCTGAACGCGCTAGTCCTCGTACTCGTCTCCGGTCTGGGCTTCGTCAACCTCATCGCCACGCGCCCCGACGTCGAGCGCTGCTACGAAGGCAAGGTCCCGGTGTTCTACACCCTGTACCTGCTCTCCGTGGCCGGTCACCTCGGCATCGTGGTCACGGGCGACGCGTTCAACCTCTACGTTCTGCTCGAAATCGCCGCCCTGTCGGGCTATGCGCTTCTGGCCATGGGCAGCGCGAGATCCGCGCTCTCCACCCTGCGCTACCTGTTCATGGGCACCGTTGGCGCGTCCTTCTACCTGCTTGGCGTGGGCTACATGTACATCATGACCGGCTCGCTCAACATGCAGGACCTCGCGTCCATTCTCCCCGGGCTCTACGGCAACCCGGCCATCATGGCCTCCTTCGGCCTCGTGCTGGCGGGTGTGTTCGTCAAGATGGCCTTCTTCCCGGTGCATGCTTGGCTGCCGGGCGCATACGGTGATGCCGGTTCCCCGGCGTCGAGCCTCATCGCGCCCATGACCACCAAGGTCATGGTCTACGCGATGATCCGCATGATGCTCACGGTCTATACGCCGGACTTCGTCTTCTCCTCCCCCGTATTCTGCGAGGGTGTGGTGTGGGCAGCCGTGGCGGCCATGCTGGCCGGCGCGTTCTTCGCCCTCGCCTCGCGCGATCTCAAGCGCATGCTGACCTTCATCCTCATCTCCGAGGTTGGCTACATGGTCGGCGGCGCATGGCTCGGCAACCGCGTTGGCATGACGGGTTCCATCCTGCACATCGTCAACGACGCCGTGATGACCCTGTGCGTGTTCCTGTGCGTGGGCTGCATCGCCTACCGCAACCGGAGCACCCGCTTCGAGGACCTCAAGGGACTCTTCCGCAGACAGCCCTTCACCATGGCGGCTCTCGTCATCGGTGCGCTGGCCATGATCGGCGTCCCGCCGACCTGCGGCTTCTTCTCCAAGTGGTACCTCATCCTCGGCGGCCTTCAGGCCGGTCATTTCGGGTTCGTCGCCGCGCTGGTGCTCTCGAGCCTCATCAACATCGTCCTGTTCTTCAGGATATTCGAGATCGCCTACTTCGAACCCTTCGCTGAGGGACACGGTCACGAGCACGGGCATGGTCCCGCGCCCGAACCCATCAACGACGCACCGTGGAGCATGGTGGTGCCGCTGCTTCTCGTGGCGGCCGGCCTCATCGTGCTGGGCGTCTTCTCCGGCGACATCGTGACCCGCGTCATCGACTTCGCCATACCGGCCAACATCGTCTAG